The sequence below is a genomic window from Anopheles cruzii chromosome 3, idAnoCruzAS_RS32_06, whole genome shotgun sequence.
GGTACGTGAGGGTGATGCCACAGATTATTATTAACACGATTTTTTATCTACACAGGAGGAGCTCCCACGATGGCGAGTATCGAGGCGTGTTTCCGGCGCATCCTTTAGGCAGATGTTGCAGTACACCCCGCAGCACTCCGGATACCCACCGCCCGCGCCGGCTCCAGCAATAAATCCCGCCCGATCATCTCCGGCCCCGACTTATTCGGGATATCCACCGCCCCCGCCGGCTCCAGCAACAAATCCCGCCCGATCATCTGCGGCCCTGATTTTCTCAGGATATCCACCGCCCGTGCCGGCTCCAGCAACAAATCCCGCCCAATCATCTCCGGCCCCGACTTATTCGGGATATCCACACCCACCCAGTACCCAAGAACACAATTATTAAAAAAGTCCACCTACGGTTCAACGGAGGGAAGGGAAAGTGGGGCGTCGATTCAACATACACCGACTGCAACATCCTGCTGTGAAGAGTCAACCTGGTACAACTGCCGCGCCTTCCATCCCCGCCCATGGACATGTCGAACATGGAGGGGTATTTCCTCTCGCTGGAGTACTGGTTCGTAGCGGCCGGTCTACCAGCGACGCAGGACCTGCGGCGTTTCCACTTCGTTATGGCGAAGGTGCCACCGCACGTCCTCCAAGaattcaaaataaaatggGAGCAGGCCCCCACATCGAGCAAATACGAGTACGCGCGGAAGGTGCACACTGAGCATAACTCGGAATATCAGCAGCGGCATTTACAACGGGTCCTGTCGGAGATGACCCTGGGCAACCAGAAGCCGTCGCAGCTGTGCAACGAAATGCTCAGAGTGGCGAAAGACGCCATCTCAGAAGAGCTGCTTATGAATTTGTGAGCCACCCAACTACCAACGAACATCCGCGATATCGTCGTCGCCCACCATGAGCCATCCTCGGAAAAGACCCCCATCGCGGACGCTATTACAGAGAGCCAACGCTGGAGGCCGATCAACGCGGTCGTGTCGCCCAAGTCGGTTGCACAAACGCGCACGGCAGCGCGCTTCATATAGAATAACTTTTAAGAAATGGAGAGTTACAAAAGAGCACGCAACGCAATATAaagaacagaagaaaaaatccttATGACCTTTACCGTGAGTTCGgagtactaggctgctcattaaattcggagcctcgacaagaaagagcgctgttcgaaaacgatatcctgtattgttttacgatttccgatgttgtgtctgttttttgacgtttttgacatggatcgtcttaaaggctactacgaccacgtttaaactcaaaccctcttttaacccacctaattaaaggtaaagagtccttatacactttcaacattcgttcataattttcctttgcttttaaacctttcaaaaataaaaattcaatcactgcacgatacttgattttttccattgtgaaaaatactgtgacatgtcgatactaaatggcttgtgaaaaaaaaattaagtgaccgattgaaatgaaacttcacatacgttcatttgaagagtgtaccaatatcacaaaacaaaaatcaggctcgtagcagcgctctttcttgtcgaggctccgaatttaatgagcagcctagtaaaTGTGGATCAACCTCCGGCAGGATCTTCAGGAACAAGCAATACAGGTAACGTTTGTCGTAAAATATTTTCAGATCCTGAGCGAGCAAGTACTGTTCTTAATGTAGATAAAGATTTGATAGAAAGGTTTAGGAATATCTCAATAACCATTAGCTGTCAGAAAGTAGTTAATGCAGCAAAATTAGACACACATTGTAGAGATACATATAAAATACTTTTAGGGCTTTATAGTTGGTTTAATGTACCTGTTACGTTACATAAAGTATTGGGTCATGCTGTGGATATAATTCTACATAGCCCTGTACCACTAGGTTGTCTGGGCGAAGAAGCTTTGGAAGCGCGGCATAAATGTTTCAGACAAGATAGGGCAAACCACGCAAGAAAATCTTCTCGCGAGAATAATTTAACAGACACGTTCATTCGGGCAATACATAGCAGTGACCCTAAAATTAGTTCCATTTCATTGGGTTAtaggcagcaaaaaaaccgttaccttagttttcctgatgtagttaaagatttttttatcatggaggaaaacattgaTGACGATATCGCAattgatcatgtatttaaccaagtagataatatcgatttaagtttggatgaagaagtaggctaataagtattctattaaacgtttaaataatagttcatGGGTTGAATGGATACTTCGGATGCTAGTAATTATTTGTTCCAAATTCACACAAACGCAATGGGTAAAGGTCCTCGATCAATtcatatccttttttacactcATAAGACATTCGATTTGTAGCAAAATTTCGATATTTGCTTTTACGATGGTGCTTCAAATTTTTTTGTGTAACGCAGATTGCATACTTAAGGCgtttaaaaaacttaaaataacgaaaaaaaaaaagcttatttaataTACTTAAACGACCCCACTCCACGGGCTGCACTAACTGCGGGACCCCACATTGAGCAAACACGCGTACGCGAGTACGCGTGAGTAGTTCATTTTCTTCTAGTCAATGAGTTTTATAGAAAATGAACGAACACCAGTTCAAAAACAGTATCAAAGCATTATCATATTGGAAACACAAGTGTGTATATGATATGTGGTTGACAGTGCCTCGAAAAGTGGTTACTCAGATTCTATCAGCGAGTGCAAGTGAACGTTGTATTTAGTTGTCACAGTCAGTTGGAATCAACTGCCCTAGGCATCTTGAAatggataaaaaaaaaacgcattccAAATCAAATGTACCAGCGAGTAAATGCTATGACACGGAAATTGGAGGCTGAAGTCGATGAGGAATGGGAGGATATAGCAAAGAAGCTAAGCGATCCATTCAATAGTGAGAGAATTACATGGGCTCTTGGTAAGTTCATAATAGATTAGTTTAGTGTTTTTTCATACTCATCGCTCACAACTTCTTGTAGTTTGTGCGTTAGAGCCATGAATAGCTAAATTGGTGCTACTTTATTTCCCACTGTACGTGTAAGCACAAGTGAGCATGATTAGGTCGATGATCTCCACGTGACTGATGGTGCTGACACTACATCACGAAGATGGCCGGAAAACTATAGCTTCCTCGATAATAGAAACTTTGAGGATGTgctgaaatattttttaaatatcacGCTCCTTTCTCGGGACCATAGCAACTTGCTGTTAGCAATTTTTAGAGTGTTTTTAAGGCAAATCTTTCTAGGGACACCAGGACCTTCGAAAACCCTCCCATCAACATCGGAGCTAATATGGTTCCTATAACTAGTGGGACTTTATGGTATACCGGTGTTGAGAAGGCTTTTAGAGACTATTTTAAGAATGCCATACCTACGATGTCACATTTTAGTCGATCGATAGCATTCCTCTTTTTAAGAGTTCTTTGACTCAGATTTGGCCAATACTTACTACTACAATACTGGCCAAAGGTGAAAGAATTTTAGAGCGCTCCGGTCATGGTCCTTGGCCTTTTTAGTTGATCAAAAAAACCGGAGTATGTAGAACAATTTTGCGATCATTTGTCAAGTGGTCTTATTGCAAGTGGTTTGATATTGGGCAATCAATCAATAAGTGCTATTATCGCCGATTCATCCGCACGTGCTTTATTAAATCCGTGATGGGATTTTCTGGAAAG
It includes:
- the LOC128273970 gene encoding uncharacterized protein LOC128273970, with amino-acid sequence MDMSNMEGYFLSLEYWFVAAGLPATQDLRRFHFVMAKVPPHVLQEFKIKWEQAPTSSKYEYARKVHTEHNSEYQQRHLQRVLSEMTLGNQKPSQLCNEMLRVAKDAISEELLMNL